CCCTCAAGGGCGTTTTTCACAACACGCCTTTCTATGTGCGCGAGGCGCTGGCCCTGTTGGCGAGCCGGACGATTCCCTTCGAAAAACTAGTGAGTGAGGAGCGGCCCCTCGAAGATCTGGCAGCGGTGTTTGAGGCCATGAAGCAGCGCGAGGTGGTCAAAGTGGCGATCGCCCCCAGCCGCTAGACGCCTGTCGGCGCGCCAGCCCTCTCCGTATCGCTCCCAGCCAGTGTTGTATTGGCTACAACCTGATAGTTTTGGGGGGCAGATCGCCCATACTGAGTGCATCTAAATGACCCTTTTCCCTGCGGCAATCGTCACGTCACGGAGATCGGGGGACCTCGTGGCGTCTCACGAAGTTTGCCTGAGCCCACCCGGATCGCCGTGATCCTTGCCCCAAGGGGTCGAACCCAACAGGAGGAGCACTAATGAAACCCATCTTTCGCTGGTCTATGTGGTGCTTGGGAGCTCTCTGGCTCAGCAGCAGCCGTCCTGCCGCTGCGCTCCCGGGCCAGCTCACCGAGGAGGTCACCGCCTGGATCCAGGGAAACCCCACCCTGCGCCCCAGCAGCGGCGAAACCCTGCTCGTCCGGAAATTCGACACGGCGGCCCAGCGCTTCACCTTCCAGGCGTCGGTGCTGCCCCCCGGCAAGGTGTCTCCCATCGGCAACTCGGGCCGCGTGCGCACCGAGCGCATTTCCCTGTTTGACATGATCAACGGGGTGACCGAGGAGCGGCTCGCTGAGTCCCTGCGGGCGATCTACGGCCTCGATATTTATCAAGACTTTGAGCGGGCGCAGGTGGTCTACAGCTATCCCGGCCCCATGGCCGTCGACCAAGCTCGCAATCGCCAAACGCCTCTCCAGGCAGCTCTCCAGGGCCAGCTGCGCCTGGGCGATCGCTTTGGGTACTGGGTGGAAACGGCGCCAGCGCGCACGGGCCAGTCCTATACCGGGCAGCTGGTGGTGTTTCTGCGCGAGGACCTCGACAAGCTGGAAACGGAGCTGCGCAATCGCTAGGCATCTGGGGGCGATCGCCCCTCACCGACCTCTCAGACTTCCGGGGCGAAGAGGCCCATCAGTCCCCTTCCAAGGCCCTAGGGGATGGGGGGAGTACGGACAAGGGGCGATCGCCGATCCTGAGCGTGGCTAAATGCCCTAAGCGAGAGCTGAAGCGGAATTCGGGTACCCTAGGACCACCCTACTCTCAGAAAATTCAAGGGCCGTTCATCTGGCAGCGGCTGCTTTCACAGACTCTTCACCGAAGCACCCCCTGAAAACACCGCTTCGTCGCCCATAACTAGAGTAGGTCTTTTGACGGATTGACCCGGCCTCTATCCACCGCCTTTGCGACTCTCTGCCATGACTTACGCCAACGTTCAGGTTCCGTTTGTTGATTTCAGCTTTCAGCACGGCCCCATTCAGGCAGAGCTCGATGCTGCGCTCCAGTCGGTGGTCCAGCGGGGCGACTTCGTCCTGGGTCAGGCCGTCAGCGATTTTGAGGCCAGTTTTGCAGCGGCCTGCGGCACCGGCTACGGAGTGGGCGTCGGCTGCGGCACCGATGCGATCGCCTTGGGGCTCCAGGCCTGCGGGATCGGTCCGGGAGACGAGGTTTTGATTCCAGCCAACACCTTTGTGGCTACCCTGATCGGGGTGATGCGCACGGGGGCAACGCCGGTGCTGGTGGACTGCGATCGCGCCACTGCTCTGATTGATCTGGAAGCCGCCGCGCGGGCCGTCACGCCCAACACGCGGGCCATTGTGCCTGTGCACCTCTACGGCCAGATGGTGTCTCCGCGATCGCTTTTGGACTTTGCCCAAGCCCACAAGGTCTTGATTTTTGAAGATGCGGCCCAGGCGCACCTAGCCGAGCGAGAAGGCTATCGCGCCGGATCTATCGGCATCGCGGCCGCCTTTAGCTTTTATCCCAGCAAAAATCTGGGGGCCTTTGGGGACGGCGGCATGGTGGTAACCCAGGACGCCAGCGTGGCCCAAACCCTGCGATCGCTGCGCAACTACGGCGCCCCTCGCAAGTACTACCATACGGACTACGGCACCAATAGCCGCCTTGACACGCTCCAGGCCGCAGTGCTGCAAGTCAAGCTGCCCCACCTGCACTCTTGGAATCAAAGCCGAAACCAGGCAGCTCAGCACTACGATCAGCTGCTGGCCCCGCTGCAAGACTACGGCATCGTGCCCATGCGAAACGACAGCGGCCCAGGCCACGTCTATCACCTGTACGTTCTGAAGGTTGACGCCGCTTGCTCCCTCGATCGCGCCGCGATCCAGACCGGCCTCGAGCAGCTGGGCATCCTAACCGGCATTCACTACCCCTTGCCCTGCCATTTGCAGCCCGCCTTCCAGAAACTGGGCTATCATCCCGGTGACTTCCCCAGCGCGGAGGCCCTGTGCGAGCAAATTGTGTCTCTACCGATGTATCCTGGCCTGGAATTTGGGCAAATTCAGTTAGTGGTCGACAGCCTCAAGGCGCTTTTGACCGCCAATGCTCCTGCCGTTATACCTGCTTAAACCACTTAAACCATGGGAATCGCGCGCAAACTGCCGATCAGTGACGGTCCTCTCTGGGGGGCGGGCCTGGTCGCGCTCCTGACGGCCCTCTACGCTCCGCTGCTGTGGCACTGGGTGGACGGCTGGCTCAACAAATCCATCGGCATTGAGCACGAGTACTTTAGTCACGGTCTGATTGGCCTGCCCTTCGCGGCCTACATTGCCTGGAGTCAGCGGGCGGCGTGGGGCCAGCTGCGCGATCGCGCTCATCCCCTGGGGGCGGCGCTCCTGGGGCTGGGGGCCGCCTTTTACCTCAGCTCGATCACGGACCTGGTGAATCTTTCGCTGCCGGTGCTGCTGGCGGGGATCTGCCTGTGGCTCAAGGGAGTGCCGGGCCTGCGGCTGCAGTGGTTTCCGCTGCTGCTCGTGCTGCTGGCCACGCCCAATGACGTGCCGTATCTGCTAGCCCCTTACACGCTGCCCCTACAAACCTTCATCGCGGGGACGGCGGGGTTCATTTTGATTCAGATGGGGCTGGATGTGACGGTGCGGGAGATTTATCTCTATGTGGGGGGCCGGATTGTGGAGGTGGCCCCCTACTGCGCCGGGCTGAAGATGCTGTTTACCAGTCTGTACGTCGGGCTGATGCTGCTGTACTGGACCGGGGCGATCGCCTCTCGCCGCCACACGATCGCCCTGCTCAGCGGCGCGATCGCCATTAGCGTCACCGCCAACATTATTCGCAACACGCTCCTGACTTACTTCCACGGCACAGGCCAAGACGGGGCTTTTCACTGGCTCCACGAAGGCTGGGGCGGTGATGTGTACTCCACTCTGATGCTGGGGGCGATTGTTGTGCTTTTGCAGGTGATCGAGCGCTACTGGCCAGAGCCCGCCCCAGAGACGGCTGGAGCCCTCCCTGGAGACAACGCACCATGAAGTCTCTCCAGGCCTCTTGGCAGCGCTTCCAGGGCTCCAAAGTGGCCATGCTGGCTTTTTTCGCGACCCTGGCTGTGGTGGGTACAGCCTCGGGCTATCTCCAGGGGCGCTGGTCCTGGCAGAGCGTCCCCAGCGTGCCCACCCAAAGGCAGTTGCAGGGGCTGCGCGGCAGCGGGCTCACCCTGCCAGGCTGGCAGAGCGTGGAGCAGCAGGTGGTCCAGCTAGGGGACGGCAAGTGGTCGGTTCAGGTGCTCCAGCGGGGCGAAGCGTCGGCGGTGCTGATGCTGCTGCCCCAAATGGACAAAGACGCCAAACCTCAGGTGGAGTGGACCGACATCAATGGCGCCTACCAGTGGCAAACCGATTCCTTTGGCCGGCTCAAGTTCACCGTCACCGAGCCGACCACGGGGGCCCAGGCCGCCGTCACGGCGAGGATCTTTCGGGGCTGGACCCAGCAGCAAACCTACGCAGTGGTGCAGTGGTACGCCTGGCCTACTGGTGGTCATCCTGAGGTCAGTCACTGGTTTTGGGCCGATCGTGCCGCGCAGCTGCGGGGAGACTTTGGGGCGCCAGCGGCGGCCCGCCGCCAGGGCTGGGTCGCCGTGAATCTGCTTTTGCCGATGGAACCTTTGGCCGATCTGGAACCGTCCAAAGCCTCAGCCCAAGCCCTCGCCGAGCAGGTCCAGGCTCAGCTAATGGCGGGACCGCTGGCCTCCGGATCGAGGCGCTGAGGCGCTGGAAAAGAGAAATAAGATCTCCCCATGCCTCGCTTCAGTTTTGGCTCCTTGGGGGAGGGCTGAGCTCTGCCCTAGCTGTCCCGCTGAGGTTTTCGCGATATCCCGGTCGCTCCCAGTGGACGCCGAGGATTCCCCCCTGGTAGGTTGATGGGTGCGATCGCCCTTGGCCTTCACGAGTCCTCTTGTTTTTGGCTGTGACGCCTTCGTTTGCTATGCCCCCTGCACCGCTTGCCCCCGCTCGCCGCTTGGCGGCCGCCTCCCTTGCTAGCCTCTATTCCTGGGCGATCGCCTCCTCCGGGACCGCCCTGCTCTGGGGCCTCCAGATCGCCCTGCCCGGCCGGGCCCAGGCCCAATCTGTGCCGGTGTTGGCCCCCGATCCGACCCTGAGCGTTCCTGGCGTGCCCACGACGCCCAATCCGGGCGATCGCCTGGTCAATCCGTCCTCCGGTGCCCTAGACAACTTCCTGGTGCCCACCAATCCAGGCAGCTTCGCCCCGCCCGATCTCCTAGACGGCCCCAATGCTGATCCAACCATTAAATTCAAGCGCTATCGCCTCGGTCCCGGAGACGCGATCGCCGTCAGCGTCCAGCAGTTTCCCGATCTGAGCCTGCAAACCACCATCAACCCCGAGGGCAACATCGTCATGCCCCTGGTGAACGCGATCCCCCTGGAGGGACTGACCCTGGGCGAAGCCGAAGCCCTGATCCGCCAAAGCCTCGATCGCTACATCATCGAGCCTCAGGTTTCCGTGGCCCTGCTGGCCCAGCGCCCCGTCCAGGTCACGGTCCTGGGCGCCGTCGCCAAACCCGGCTTCTATCCGCTGCCGGTGCCCCGAGTCTCAGTGGCCCTGCTCCAGGCCGGCGGCAGCATGACCAACGCTGACCTGCGGGAGGTGGCTATTCGTCGCACCCTCGTCGACGGCTCGATCATTGAACAAAAAATTGATCTCTTTAGCGCGCTCAAGGACGGCAGCGCGCTGCCCGATCTGCGCTTAGAAGATGGCGACTCGGTCTTTGTACCCGAGCTCGAAGGGGGTAAGGACGAAACCTACGATCGCTTCTTGGTGGCGCGATCGACCCTGGCCAAGCAGCAGATCAGCATTCGAGTCCTGAGCTACGCTGGACCTAGGGGCGGCGCCGTCGGCAACCTGACCCTCCCCAACGGCAGCACCTTCCTCGACGCCCTAGGGGCAATCGGCCCCAACCCCGACAACGCCAACCTGCGCAAAATCGCCCTAGTGCGGTTTGACCCTGAGCAAGGCAAGGCAATTACTCGCACCCTGGACGCGCGCAAGGCCCTGGCAGGCGACATTTCCCAAAATGTGCCGCTCCAGGAGAATGACGTGATCGTCGTCGGTCGAAATCTGGTCGCCCGCATCACCTACGCCCTAGGAACCTTCACCCAGCCCTTTAGAGATGTCCTGGGCTTTTTGCTTTTCTTCGACGAGCTGCAAAATAGTGCAAGCAGCCTCTTCGGCCCCGCAGGCAATGATGATAATTGACAAATTGCTTGAGCAACCGTCACTTTTTGCTTTGATGGACGATACAGCGGCACCAAGCCCACTGGCTGGGCTCCACCGCGCTAACTCCGAGGACATTCACGACCATGACGCCCCCCTTTGTTAAGCGCTATTTGATCGCTCTCGACCGTTACAAGTGGCTGGGACTAGCGGGATTTGTCGTGGTGGTGGGCATTTCGGGGGCAGTGGCGCTCCAGCCATCGGATCCGCCGACCTATGAGGCGTCGGGCAAGCTGGTCTATAGCCCCCCGCCGGTGACCTTTTCGCAAACGGGGACTGAGATTCAGCAGCAGGCGCAGATGATTCCGGAGGAGGTGCTGCTGTCGGACAGCCTCGTCAGCGTGATTGCGGAGCGGCTGGATTTGTCGCCGCTTCAGCTCGCCAAGACGGTGCGGATCAAGCGAGAAGACAATGTCCTCACCTTGCGCTATGTCGACGGCAATCCCCAGCGCAGCACGCTGGTGGTCGACCGGCTCATGGAGGGGATGGTGGAGCAAAGCCGCATGCTGAATTCGGCGCGGCAGCGATCGATTTTGGAGGAGATCAATCGGCGGCTACCGTCGGTGACCCAGGAGCTGCGGGAGGCTGAGGACCGGCTCCAGGAGTACGACCGGCGGGAAGGTCCGGCCCTGCTGGCGGCCCAAAGCGGCTCCTTGGTGGAGTACATCACGGGAATGCGATCGCAGCAGCAGCAAATCCAGATCAATCTCAACGCCGTGGAGGCCCGCATCAACAACCTCCAGGGCAAACTGGGCCTGACTCCGGACCAGGCCTACGCCTCTTCGGCCCTGAGCGCCGACCCGATCATCGCGGATGCTCGGGCCAAGCTGTACCAGGCGGAAGCCCAGATGCAGCTGCTGGGCCAAAGCCTGCGCCCCGAGCACCCCCAGATGGTGGCGCTCCAGCAGCAGCGGGAGGCCTACGAGGCGGTGCTGCGCGATCGCGCCTTGGAGGTGATTTCAGGCAATGGCCAAGCCGCTCCCCTGGCCGCTGGAGACCAGATTCGCCAGAGCAGCAGCCTGGATCCGGCGCGCCAGTCCCTGGCCAATCAGCTGGTGGGGCTGCAAAGCGAGCGAGAGGCGCTCCAGCAGCAGCTGATTACCAGCCGGGGCCTCGAGGAGCAGTACCGCCGGGAGCT
This genomic stretch from Geitlerinema sp. PCC 7407 harbors:
- a CDS encoding DegT/DnrJ/EryC1/StrS aminotransferase family protein — protein: MTYANVQVPFVDFSFQHGPIQAELDAALQSVVQRGDFVLGQAVSDFEASFAAACGTGYGVGVGCGTDAIALGLQACGIGPGDEVLIPANTFVATLIGVMRTGATPVLVDCDRATALIDLEAAARAVTPNTRAIVPVHLYGQMVSPRSLLDFAQAHKVLIFEDAAQAHLAEREGYRAGSIGIAAAFSFYPSKNLGAFGDGGMVVTQDASVAQTLRSLRNYGAPRKYYHTDYGTNSRLDTLQAAVLQVKLPHLHSWNQSRNQAAQHYDQLLAPLQDYGIVPMRNDSGPGHVYHLYVLKVDAACSLDRAAIQTGLEQLGILTGIHYPLPCHLQPAFQKLGYHPGDFPSAEALCEQIVSLPMYPGLEFGQIQLVVDSLKALLTANAPAVIPA
- a CDS encoding cyanoexosortase B system-associated protein; this encodes MKSLQASWQRFQGSKVAMLAFFATLAVVGTASGYLQGRWSWQSVPSVPTQRQLQGLRGSGLTLPGWQSVEQQVVQLGDGKWSVQVLQRGEASAVLMLLPQMDKDAKPQVEWTDINGAYQWQTDSFGRLKFTVTEPTTGAQAAVTARIFRGWTQQQTYAVVQWYAWPTGGHPEVSHWFWADRAAQLRGDFGAPAAARRQGWVAVNLLLPMEPLADLEPSKASAQALAEQVQAQLMAGPLASGSRR
- the crtB gene encoding cyanoexosortase B, which encodes MGIARKLPISDGPLWGAGLVALLTALYAPLLWHWVDGWLNKSIGIEHEYFSHGLIGLPFAAYIAWSQRAAWGQLRDRAHPLGAALLGLGAAFYLSSITDLVNLSLPVLLAGICLWLKGVPGLRLQWFPLLLVLLATPNDVPYLLAPYTLPLQTFIAGTAGFILIQMGLDVTVREIYLYVGGRIVEVAPYCAGLKMLFTSLYVGLMLLYWTGAIASRRHTIALLSGAIAISVTANIIRNTLLTYFHGTGQDGAFHWLHEGWGGDVYSTLMLGAIVVLLQVIERYWPEPAPETAGALPGDNAP
- a CDS encoding polysaccharide biosynthesis/export family protein; the protein is MPPAPLAPARRLAAASLASLYSWAIASSGTALLWGLQIALPGRAQAQSVPVLAPDPTLSVPGVPTTPNPGDRLVNPSSGALDNFLVPTNPGSFAPPDLLDGPNADPTIKFKRYRLGPGDAIAVSVQQFPDLSLQTTINPEGNIVMPLVNAIPLEGLTLGEAEALIRQSLDRYIIEPQVSVALLAQRPVQVTVLGAVAKPGFYPLPVPRVSVALLQAGGSMTNADLREVAIRRTLVDGSIIEQKIDLFSALKDGSALPDLRLEDGDSVFVPELEGGKDETYDRFLVARSTLAKQQISIRVLSYAGPRGGAVGNLTLPNGSTFLDALGAIGPNPDNANLRKIALVRFDPEQGKAITRTLDARKALAGDISQNVPLQENDVIVVGRNLVARITYALGTFTQPFRDVLGFLLFFDELQNSASSLFGPAGNDDN